A genomic stretch from Flavobacterium humidisoli includes:
- a CDS encoding B12-binding domain-containing radical SAM protein: MKTKLFVITPPFTQLNTPYPATAYIKGFLNTKNIESVQADLGIDVILELFSKKGLVDLFQVSSFRFEVANAEVSDNSKRIFALQDEYIKTIDSVIQFLQGKNPTLALQICQEDFLPEASRFAQLEELDWAFGTMGTQDKAKHLATLYLEDISDFIVECVDENFGFSRYAERLGRSANSFDELYDTLQQEPTYIDSILISLLKAKIEAVRPTLFLISVPFPGNLYSAFRCAQWVKENHPEIKISMGGGFPNTELRSLSDKRVFEFFDFITLDDGEVPIEELIFHLENPDSNSFKRTFLLENGEVVYKNNSLKHDYKQAYVGTPDYSDLPLDKYISVIEIVNPMHRMWSDGRWNKLTMAHGCYWGKCTFCDISLDYIKVYEPVAASLLCDRMEELIEKTGQNGFHFVDEAAPPALMRALALEILKRKLAVTWWTNIRFEKSFSKDLCLLLKASGCIAVSGGLEVASDRLLKLIDKGVTVEQVAKVTRNFTEAGIMVHAYLMYGYPTQTIQETVDSLEMVRQLFEAGVLQSGFWHQFALTAHSPVGLYPEKFGVTKKTETIGTFANNDIEYTDATGINHDKFSFGLKKSLFNFMHGICFDYELQDWFDFKIPKTKIHPDFIFDALQEQNDFNTKPNAKVVWLGGKSSVEIFTKSKKGRSWEMMSLTFHDKKESFNIQTSKEEGEWLISVLSKISISNAKNYTFQEVKNDFETSLEDFELFWYSKPVNTLREFGLLVL; this comes from the coding sequence TTGAAAACGAAACTTTTTGTAATTACGCCGCCATTTACACAACTGAATACCCCGTATCCGGCAACGGCGTATATAAAAGGTTTTCTGAATACTAAAAATATAGAATCAGTTCAGGCTGATTTGGGTATTGATGTGATTTTGGAATTGTTTTCTAAAAAGGGATTAGTTGATTTGTTTCAGGTTTCAAGTTTCAGGTTTGAAGTTGCAAACGCTGAGGTTTCAGATAATTCTAAGCGAATTTTTGCTCTTCAAGACGAATATATTAAAACGATCGATTCTGTAATCCAGTTTTTGCAGGGAAAAAATCCAACTTTGGCTTTGCAGATTTGTCAGGAAGATTTTCTGCCAGAAGCTTCACGTTTTGCACAGCTAGAAGAACTAGATTGGGCTTTTGGAACAATGGGAACGCAGGATAAAGCAAAACATTTGGCAACTTTATATCTCGAAGATATTTCAGATTTTATTGTAGAATGTGTTGACGAGAATTTTGGCTTCAGCCGATACGCCGAACGTTTAGGACGAAGCGCCAATTCTTTTGATGAATTGTACGACACTTTACAGCAAGAACCAACTTATATCGATTCGATTTTAATATCTCTTTTAAAAGCCAAAATTGAAGCTGTAAGACCAACTTTATTTCTAATTTCTGTTCCTTTTCCAGGGAATTTATATAGCGCATTTAGATGTGCGCAATGGGTAAAAGAAAATCATCCTGAAATTAAAATTTCGATGGGTGGAGGTTTTCCCAATACCGAATTGCGTTCGCTTTCTGATAAACGTGTTTTCGAATTTTTCGATTTTATCACTTTAGATGATGGAGAAGTTCCTATCGAAGAATTAATTTTTCATTTAGAAAATCCAGACTCAAATTCTTTCAAAAGAACATTTTTATTGGAAAATGGAGAAGTAGTTTATAAAAATAATTCCTTAAAACACGATTATAAACAAGCTTACGTAGGAACTCCAGATTATTCAGATCTGCCTTTGGATAAATATATTTCGGTTATCGAAATTGTTAATCCGATGCATCGAATGTGGAGTGACGGAAGGTGGAATAAGCTCACAATGGCACACGGCTGTTATTGGGGAAAATGTACTTTTTGTGATATTTCTTTAGATTACATCAAAGTATACGAACCTGTTGCTGCAAGTCTGCTTTGCGACCGAATGGAAGAATTGATCGAAAAAACAGGTCAGAACGGATTTCATTTTGTTGATGAAGCTGCACCACCAGCTTTAATGCGTGCTTTAGCGCTTGAAATTCTAAAAAGAAAACTAGCCGTAACTTGGTGGACTAATATTCGTTTTGAGAAAAGTTTTTCAAAAGATTTATGTCTGTTACTGAAGGCTTCAGGTTGCATTGCTGTTTCAGGTGGTTTAGAAGTTGCTTCAGATCGATTATTGAAATTAATTGACAAAGGTGTTACGGTTGAACAAGTTGCAAAAGTAACCCGAAATTTTACCGAAGCAGGAATTATGGTTCATGCCTATTTAATGTACGGATATCCAACGCAAACAATCCAAGAAACGGTTGATAGTTTAGAAATGGTTCGCCAATTGTTTGAAGCAGGAGTTTTACAGTCTGGATTTTGGCATCAGTTTGCTTTAACGGCGCATAGCCCCGTTGGGTTATATCCTGAAAAATTTGGTGTGACTAAGAAAACAGAAACAATTGGAACTTTTGCAAATAACGATATCGAGTATACGGATGCGACAGGAATCAATCATGACAAGTTCAGTTTCGGATTGAAGAAATCGCTTTTTAATTTTATGCACGGAATTTGTTTTGATTACGAATTGCAAGATTGGTTTGATTTTAAAATTCCGAAAACCAAAATTCATCCCGATTTTATTTTTGATGCACTTCAGGAACAAAATGACTTCAATACAAAACCAAATGCAAAAGTGGTTTGGCTTGGCGGAAAATCATCTGTAGAAATTTTTACCAAATCGAAAAAAGGAAGAAGCTGGGAAATGATGTCTTTAACCTTTCACGATAAAAAAGAAAGCTTCAATATTCAAACCAGCAAAGAAGAAGGGGAGTGGCTGATTTCAGTCTTGTCTAAAATTTCTATTTCAAATGCTAAAAATTATACCTTCCAAGAAGTCAAAAATGATTTCGAAACTTCATTAGAAGATTTCGAATTATTTTGGTATTCAAAACCAGTAAATACTTTGCGTGAATTCGGATTATTGGTGCTTTAG
- a CDS encoding T9SS type B sorting domain-containing protein yields the protein MKHRLLFLFFLLTLQLFSQSKNQSIGFKENKGQIIDQNGKPNADVKYLLNSAGLNVQLKKNGFSYDIYEVKKIPIDRSLTAKILPEKDNKEKEDFNLGYIFHRVDIDFVNSNSKVELITERKSSDFDNYYNIINRPEGILEVHQYQQITYKNIYPNIDVVFTIPEDPKKTVEYNFVIHPKGKISDIQLKFNGTKTDLIDNKIQMNVRFGKMEETIPASWIDEKGHKKQIIVGYQKLKKDVYGFRSANFLSGKTVVIDPTPVRLWGTYYGEGDSNDFGDIDTDSFGNIYFTGYTTSTSGIYATSGTHQTTAFDSRNMQSDAIIVKFDPSGKRVWGTFYGGESWDRAFGLKIDKQNNVVITGSTDSKRNISSIGAYIQTTTSNTTYAFLAKFNSSGTRLWATYLGNSGTDSAEDVDIDSNDNIYIVGSTNSYIGFSTNNNFQALLNHSGMPANSLTDGFLAKFSPNGNLIWSTYVGGESNDYLHTIKVASDYLIVGGKTFSLNYISTPGTLQESNYKNGVNGTVYKFSLDGNRIWSTYYGSGNRIKAVVNDDENNVYIGGDLFGSDNDDNIASSGSFDDYNRWTQTGFLAKLNKDGQRVWGTYLGTSSAVYSLIFKNNHIYVGGEGGDQSITTPCAYKRNGFAEGYIGKFNKSGGLVFGTYVNGFDQYSENKICFEHNNIVIGGTTAQANNITDSNSYQKNINGRKNFYLINFSEENSCSIDVHPSTSSPVCLGETLSFKADSNSGYNYLWTGPNGFTSNLPNPTIANPSSVNNGEYHLVVSDDCNCEKTYTFDVVIGDTQAPVPNIPDLTTILGDCHTEVKIFPTATDKCAGAITATTTDPLSYSVPGTYTIKWDYDDGNGNRSSQNQTVIITNQLPEINSSHTFCVQQNATLSDIPIIGQNIKWFDTFFSASVLPETTLLESRIYYVSQAQNDCESERLPITVKIQDTTIPIANSPQEFCIQKNAKISDVIIDGQNVKWYESYSSTNNLAESTALENGLTYYASQTISGCESDRIPVTIEIIEAKSRDCVHLTEELPYPKFFTPNGDGFNDTWTIDPAYLAPNSSIRIFDRYGKLIKELALNTSWNGTYLGNQLPASDYWFTVTRINGAEYRGHFSLKR from the coding sequence ATGAAACATAGATTACTTTTTCTTTTTTTCTTACTAACGCTACAACTATTTTCACAAAGCAAAAATCAATCAATTGGTTTTAAAGAAAATAAAGGTCAAATTATCGATCAAAATGGCAAACCTAATGCCGACGTTAAATATTTACTGAATTCGGCAGGCTTAAATGTTCAGTTAAAGAAAAATGGATTTTCTTATGATATTTATGAAGTAAAGAAAATACCGATTGATCGTTCATTAACAGCAAAAATACTTCCCGAAAAAGATAATAAAGAAAAAGAAGATTTCAATCTAGGATATATTTTTCATAGAGTAGACATTGATTTTGTAAATTCAAATTCTAAAGTTGAATTAATTACAGAACGAAAGTCATCTGATTTTGACAATTATTATAACATAATAAATAGACCCGAAGGCATTCTGGAAGTTCATCAATACCAACAGATTACCTACAAAAATATCTATCCTAATATTGATGTTGTCTTTACAATTCCCGAAGATCCAAAAAAAACAGTTGAATATAATTTTGTTATTCATCCAAAAGGAAAAATTTCTGATATTCAATTAAAATTTAACGGAACCAAAACCGATTTGATTGATAATAAAATCCAAATGAATGTTCGTTTTGGAAAAATGGAAGAAACAATTCCTGCGAGCTGGATTGACGAAAAAGGACACAAAAAACAGATAATTGTTGGATATCAAAAACTAAAAAAAGACGTCTACGGATTTCGTTCTGCCAATTTCTTAAGTGGCAAAACAGTTGTTATTGATCCTACTCCAGTAAGATTATGGGGGACTTATTACGGCGAAGGCGACTCAAATGACTTTGGCGATATAGATACTGATAGTTTTGGCAATATCTATTTTACAGGCTATACCACTAGTACATCAGGAATTTATGCTACGTCTGGAACACATCAGACTACAGCTTTCGATTCGAGAAATATGCAATCTGACGCAATAATTGTAAAATTTGATCCTTCAGGAAAAAGAGTTTGGGGTACTTTTTACGGAGGAGAAAGTTGGGATCGCGCCTTTGGTCTAAAGATTGACAAACAAAATAACGTTGTAATTACTGGAAGTACAGACAGTAAAAGAAACATATCTTCAATTGGGGCTTACATTCAAACTACAACGAGTAATACTACTTATGCATTTCTTGCAAAATTTAACTCCTCTGGAACGAGATTATGGGCAACATACTTGGGTAATTCTGGTACAGATTCTGCCGAAGATGTAGATATTGATAGTAATGACAATATTTATATTGTAGGAAGCACAAACAGTTATATTGGATTTTCTACAAACAATAATTTTCAGGCTTTATTAAATCACTCCGGTATGCCTGCAAATAGTTTAACCGATGGTTTTTTGGCTAAGTTTAGCCCTAATGGAAATCTTATTTGGAGTACTTATGTAGGTGGCGAAAGCAATGATTATTTACATACCATTAAAGTTGCATCTGATTATCTTATTGTAGGAGGGAAAACTTTTAGTTTAAACTATATTTCTACTCCCGGAACATTACAAGAAAGCAATTATAAAAATGGCGTTAATGGTACGGTTTATAAGTTTAGTTTAGATGGAAATAGAATTTGGAGCACTTATTATGGTTCTGGCAATAGAATAAAAGCTGTTGTAAATGATGATGAAAATAATGTTTACATTGGAGGAGATTTATTTGGAAGTGATAACGATGATAATATTGCCTCGTCAGGAAGTTTTGATGACTACAACAGATGGACTCAAACTGGTTTTTTAGCAAAACTAAATAAAGATGGCCAGCGAGTTTGGGGAACATATTTAGGAACATCATCGGCTGTATATTCTTTAATTTTTAAAAACAATCATATTTATGTTGGTGGCGAAGGCGGTGATCAATCAATTACTACACCATGTGCCTACAAAAGAAATGGATTTGCTGAAGGTTACATTGGCAAATTTAATAAATCTGGCGGCTTAGTTTTTGGGACTTATGTAAATGGATTCGATCAATATTCTGAAAATAAAATTTGCTTTGAACATAATAATATTGTCATTGGAGGTACTACAGCGCAAGCCAATAACATAACAGATTCTAATTCTTATCAAAAAAATATAAACGGAAGAAAGAATTTTTATTTAATCAATTTTTCTGAAGAAAATAGCTGTAGCATTGATGTTCATCCTTCAACAAGTTCTCCTGTATGTCTTGGCGAAACATTATCTTTTAAAGCTGATTCTAATTCTGGATATAATTATTTATGGACTGGACCAAATGGTTTTACAAGTAATTTGCCTAATCCAACAATTGCAAATCCGTCAAGTGTAAATAATGGCGAATATCATTTAGTAGTAAGCGATGATTGCAATTGTGAGAAAACATACACTTTTGACGTTGTAATTGGAGACACACAGGCTCCTGTGCCAAACATTCCAGATCTTACAACTATATTAGGAGATTGTCATACTGAAGTAAAAATATTTCCAACAGCCACAGATAAATGTGCTGGAGCAATTACTGCTACAACCACGGATCCTTTATCTTATTCTGTTCCTGGAACTTATACAATAAAATGGGATTATGATGATGGAAACGGAAATCGATCATCTCAAAATCAAACCGTTATTATTACAAATCAACTTCCTGAGATAAATTCTTCACATACATTTTGCGTACAGCAAAACGCAACTTTAAGTGACATTCCAATTATTGGACAAAATATAAAATGGTTTGATACTTTTTTTTCAGCATCTGTTTTACCAGAAACAACTTTACTAGAAAGTCGCATTTATTATGTTTCGCAAGCACAAAACGATTGTGAAAGTGAAAGATTACCCATTACTGTAAAAATACAAGACACAACAATTCCGATTGCAAATTCTCCACAGGAATTCTGTATTCAAAAAAATGCAAAAATTAGTGATGTCATAATTGATGGTCAAAACGTCAAATGGTATGAAAGTTATTCTTCCACAAATAATTTAGCAGAATCAACTGCACTTGAAAACGGACTTACCTATTATGCTTCTCAAACAATAAGTGGATGCGAGAGTGATAGAATTCCAGTAACAATAGAAATTATTGAAGCAAAAAGTAGAGATTGCGTTCATTTGACTGAAGAGCTTCCTTATCCAAAATTCTTTACTCCAAATGGAGATGGTTTTAATGATACTTGGACAATCGATCCCGCTTATTTAGCTCCAAATTCATCTATTAGAATATTTGATCGTTACGGAAAACTGATAAAAGAATTAGCATTAAACACTTCTTGGAACGGAACTTATCTAGGAAATCAACTGCCTGCATCAGATTATTGGTTTACGGTTACAAGAATTAATGGGGCAGAATATAGAGGCCATTTTTCTTTAAAACGATAA
- a CDS encoding sensor histidine kinase yields the protein MKINKLNSIILLGLVAIISILVAQLLWTKEAFTIEQKKLSQKAHIALLEVAKKLYEGTNHELPVQNPVQKIANDYYIVNVDNEFEPDILEFYLKTEFKKMNITTDFEYAMYNCQSDEMIYGDYISLYKKKAECKKTVYFPKHKNLVYYFAVRFPNETTYLFSSMRFWFILSTALILILLIYVYSIFKLLQHKKYSELQRDFINNMTHEFKTPLASILIASKYLIEQKPIKEDKKLYTYTDIIINQGNKLNGHIEKILNIAKSDYAPLELKKESILIVPIIEEAIENIQLKYPEASIKIETSSKEYLLETDVFHFGNLVYNLLDNAVKYCNEKPEITIKFTEENNCLKLEFIDNGIGITPKQISFIFDKFYRVQNEKSNEVNGFGLGLYYVKEICSLQNWKIKAENNKEKGVTITLSIPNKK from the coding sequence TTGAAAATTAATAAACTCAACAGCATCATTCTCTTAGGATTGGTAGCCATCATCAGTATTTTGGTGGCACAATTGTTATGGACAAAAGAGGCTTTTACAATTGAACAAAAAAAGCTTAGCCAGAAAGCACATATTGCTTTATTGGAAGTAGCTAAAAAACTATACGAAGGAACTAATCACGAACTGCCTGTTCAAAATCCCGTTCAGAAAATTGCAAACGACTATTATATAGTAAATGTCGATAACGAGTTTGAACCTGATATTTTAGAATTTTATCTAAAGACAGAATTCAAAAAAATGAACATCACGACCGATTTCGAATACGCGATGTACAACTGTCAAAGCGACGAAATGATTTATGGTGATTACATTTCACTTTATAAGAAAAAAGCAGAATGTAAAAAGACCGTTTATTTCCCTAAACATAAAAATCTCGTCTATTATTTTGCCGTTCGTTTTCCAAATGAAACTACTTATTTATTTAGTTCGATGCGTTTTTGGTTTATACTTTCAACAGCATTGATTCTGATTTTATTGATTTATGTTTATTCTATTTTTAAGCTTTTACAGCATAAAAAATATTCTGAACTACAGCGTGATTTCATTAATAATATGACGCATGAATTTAAAACGCCGCTGGCTTCAATTCTTATCGCTTCTAAATATTTGATTGAACAAAAGCCTATTAAAGAAGACAAAAAATTGTATACGTACACTGATATTATTATCAATCAAGGAAATAAATTAAATGGCCATATCGAGAAGATTTTAAATATTGCAAAATCCGATTATGCCCCTTTGGAACTTAAAAAAGAAAGTATTTTAATTGTACCCATAATTGAAGAGGCAATTGAAAACATCCAATTAAAATATCCTGAAGCTTCTATCAAAATTGAAACTTCTTCAAAAGAATATTTGCTGGAAACCGATGTTTTTCATTTTGGTAATTTAGTTTATAATTTACTGGATAATGCAGTGAAATATTGCAATGAAAAACCAGAAATTACTATTAAATTCACAGAAGAAAACAATTGTTTAAAACTAGAATTTATTGATAACGGAATTGGAATTACTCCTAAACAAATATCTTTTATCTTTGATAAGTTCTATAGAGTTCAAAACGAAAAGAGTAATGAAGTTAACGGATTTGGACTCGGTTTATATTATGTGAAAGAAATCTGCAGTCTGCAAAACTGGAAAATAAAAGCCGAAAACAATAAAGAAAAAGGTGTTACTATAACTTTATCAATTCCTAACAAAAAATGA
- a CDS encoding MBL fold metallo-hydrolase, producing the protein MKLHHLRNASLVIETEKHVILVDPMLGKRKTIPPFTIFRYKPKRNPLVALPKNSRDILSRVTHCLITHLHPDHIDKAGEVFLRRKSIPVICSSKDEKALVQRGLSVIQTLEYWEPQKFLDGKITGIPAIHGYGFIAKLMGNVMGFLIELADQKSIYISSDTIFTAHVEKVLTQFKPDISIVACGTARLDIGQPLLMRMDDILKFVTLAPGKVLANHLEALNHCPTTRLQLRTALSDHGLLAKTSIPNDGECLEY; encoded by the coding sequence ATGAAATTACATCATTTGCGAAATGCCTCGTTGGTAATTGAAACAGAAAAGCATGTCATTTTAGTTGACCCAATGTTAGGTAAAAGAAAAACAATTCCGCCTTTTACTATTTTCAGATACAAACCAAAACGAAATCCTTTGGTGGCTTTGCCAAAAAACAGTCGTGACATTTTAAGTCGAGTTACACATTGCTTGATTACACATTTACATCCGGATCATATAGACAAAGCTGGTGAAGTTTTTTTAAGACGAAAAAGCATTCCTGTCATCTGCAGTTCTAAAGATGAAAAAGCTCTTGTTCAAAGGGGTCTTAGTGTAATTCAAACTTTGGAATACTGGGAACCGCAAAAATTTCTTGATGGAAAAATCACTGGAATTCCTGCTATTCATGGCTACGGGTTTATTGCGAAGTTAATGGGAAATGTAATGGGATTTCTTATCGAATTGGCAGATCAAAAATCAATCTATATTAGTTCCGACACCATTTTTACAGCACATGTAGAAAAAGTTTTAACGCAATTTAAGCCCGACATTTCAATTGTTGCCTGTGGCACTGCAAGATTAGATATCGGACAGCCTTTATTAATGCGAATGGACGATATTTTGAAATTTGTGACACTTGCTCCAGGAAAAGTTCTCGCCAATCATTTAGAAGCATTAAATCACTGCCCTACAACAAGATTGCAATTACGAACTGCACTTTCAGATCATGGACTTTTAGCCAAAACTTCTATTCCGAACGATGGCGAATGTTTGGAGTATTAA
- a CDS encoding L,D-transpeptidase family protein, translating to MKIWYAPVIAVAFFVVFSCNSKADKKEEKAIKKVEKIPELKLTIDTARIAKFYENYPKLEKFKGDVTSLYQKNKSTQLWQDNKGVVEFGNTLFNQYKNLDQEGLKANYPYKEELNSVFENNPTKKLSKEDTDLLLSNLYYYYAEKVYAGFDEKTSISLEWLLPRKKLNYQVLSDSIFKKTTILDDKKRKMFSQYYKLRDALKEYREIEKNGGWKTIETDEDYKAIKVGDSSNVVAQIRERLFVTKDLKEDNKSAVCDTTLMKAIKNYEVRHGYTPKNTILLEHITDLNIPVSERIKTIIVNMERCRWIDPELEKGQKYIEVNIPEFKLYIVEDGKIAFVSPVVVGRAMTKTVIFSGMMSNIVFSPYWNVPPSIIKSEIKPGMAKDKNYLQKKNLEWNNGAVRQLPGKNNSLGLVKFLFPNSSNIYLHDTPSKSLFERESRAFSHGCVRVAKPRELAIELLKVDPQWNPARIDKAMHAGKESWYTLKKKVPVYIGYFTAWVDREGNLNFYKDIYGRDESLIKLLTEE from the coding sequence ATGAAAATTTGGTATGCGCCTGTAATTGCTGTTGCTTTTTTCGTTGTTTTTTCGTGTAATTCGAAAGCTGATAAAAAAGAGGAAAAAGCGATAAAAAAAGTTGAAAAAATTCCAGAATTAAAACTTACTATCGATACTGCCCGAATCGCAAAATTTTATGAAAATTATCCGAAATTGGAGAAATTTAAAGGCGATGTAACTTCTTTGTATCAAAAAAACAAATCAACTCAATTATGGCAGGATAATAAAGGAGTAGTTGAGTTTGGTAATACATTATTCAATCAATACAAAAATCTAGATCAAGAAGGATTGAAAGCTAATTATCCTTATAAAGAAGAACTAAATTCTGTTTTCGAAAATAATCCAACCAAGAAATTATCCAAAGAAGATACCGATCTACTGCTCTCTAACTTGTATTACTATTATGCCGAAAAAGTATATGCAGGTTTTGATGAAAAAACCAGTATTTCTTTGGAATGGCTTTTACCTCGAAAAAAGTTAAACTATCAAGTGCTTTCAGATTCTATTTTTAAAAAAACAACTATTCTTGACGATAAGAAAAGAAAGATGTTTAGCCAATATTACAAACTTCGAGATGCTTTAAAAGAGTATAGAGAAATTGAAAAAAATGGTGGTTGGAAAACGATCGAAACAGATGAAGATTATAAAGCTATAAAAGTTGGCGATTCATCAAATGTTGTGGCTCAGATAAGAGAAAGGCTTTTTGTGACCAAAGACCTTAAAGAAGATAATAAAAGTGCGGTTTGCGATACCACTTTAATGAAAGCGATTAAAAACTATGAAGTTCGCCATGGATACACTCCCAAAAACACCATTTTATTAGAACATATTACTGATTTGAATATTCCAGTTTCGGAACGCATTAAAACGATTATTGTTAATATGGAGCGCTGTCGTTGGATTGATCCTGAATTAGAAAAAGGTCAAAAATACATTGAAGTTAATATTCCTGAATTTAAATTATATATAGTTGAAGACGGAAAAATCGCTTTTGTATCGCCAGTTGTGGTAGGACGTGCGATGACAAAAACAGTTATTTTTAGCGGAATGATGAGTAATATTGTCTTCAGTCCGTATTGGAATGTGCCTCCAAGCATTATCAAATCGGAGATTAAACCTGGAATGGCAAAAGATAAAAACTATTTGCAGAAAAAAAATCTAGAATGGAATAATGGTGCAGTTCGCCAACTTCCAGGAAAAAATAATTCTTTAGGTTTGGTAAAGTTTTTATTTCCAAATTCAAGTAATATTTACTTGCATGATACTCCTTCAAAAAGTTTGTTTGAAAGAGAGAGCCGAGCTTTTAGTCATGGTTGCGTACGCGTGGCAAAACCTCGTGAATTGGCAATAGAATTATTAAAAGTCGATCCGCAATGGAATCCTGCAAGAATTGATAAAGCAATGCACGCTGGAAAAGAAAGCTGGTACACTTTAAAGAAAAAAGTTCCCGTTTACATCGGTTATTTTACGGCTTGGGTAGATCGCGAAGGAAATCTAAACTTTTATAAAGATATTTATGGAAGAGATGAAAGTCTTATAAAACTTTTGACTGAAGAGTAA
- a CDS encoding DUF1573 domain-containing protein has translation MKMIKISMLALALGLMSFSAIAPVQSLVSENEISEATVASTIVWKAETIDVGQIPQGTPKAIVYEFKNTGKTAVVITNVQGSCGCTATDYTKEPVQPGKSAKVTATYNAANKGAFTKTVTVTTSAETTPKVLTLKGTVI, from the coding sequence ATGAAAATGATCAAAATTTCGATGTTAGCTTTGGCTTTAGGCCTTATGTCTTTTTCGGCAATTGCACCAGTACAATCTTTAGTTTCAGAGAATGAAATTTCAGAAGCTACAGTTGCTTCTACAATTGTTTGGAAAGCAGAAACAATTGATGTTGGACAAATTCCGCAGGGAACTCCGAAAGCAATTGTTTACGAATTTAAAAATACAGGAAAAACAGCTGTAGTTATTACAAACGTTCAAGGATCTTGCGGATGTACAGCGACAGATTACACAAAAGAACCAGTTCAGCCAGGTAAATCTGCAAAAGTTACTGCGACTTACAATGCTGCAAACAAAGGTGCTTTTACAAAAACAGTTACTGTAACAACTAGTGCAGAAACAACACCAAAAGTACTTACTTTAAAAGGTACAGTTATCTAA
- a CDS encoding response regulator transcription factor: protein MRNFKILYAEDDETLAFLTKDNLEQNNYEVIHCSNGKSALKIFEEEEFDICIFDIMMPKMDGFELAEAVRKIDVDVPIIFLSAKTLKEDRIKGLRLGADDYLVKPFSIEELLLKIEIFLKRSQKNISPAKTIYEVGKYHFDTKNFILFNDEEKVGLTQREAELLKLFLDHKNSVLKREQILTSLWGTDDYFMGRSLDVFISRLRKILANEEGISIENLHGIGFRFSIG, encoded by the coding sequence ATGAGAAATTTCAAGATACTATATGCCGAAGACGACGAAACCCTTGCGTTTTTAACCAAAGATAATTTGGAGCAAAATAATTATGAAGTTATTCATTGTTCTAATGGAAAGTCTGCGCTTAAAATTTTCGAAGAAGAAGAATTTGATATTTGCATTTTTGATATTATGATGCCAAAAATGGATGGTTTTGAGCTTGCCGAAGCAGTTCGAAAAATTGATGTCGATGTTCCGATTATTTTCCTTTCGGCTAAAACTTTAAAAGAAGACCGCATAAAAGGTCTTCGTCTAGGCGCAGATGATTATTTGGTAAAACCTTTCAGCATTGAAGAATTACTGCTGAAAATTGAAATTTTCTTGAAACGTTCACAAAAAAATATTTCTCCTGCAAAAACAATTTATGAAGTAGGAAAATATCATTTTGACACTAAAAATTTCATTCTTTTTAATGATGAAGAAAAGGTTGGTTTAACGCAGCGTGAAGCCGAATTATTGAAACTTTTTCTAGATCATAAAAATTCTGTCTTAAAAAGAGAACAAATCTTAACCTCTTTATGGGGAACCGACGACTATTTTATGGGAAGAAGTTTGGATGTTTTCATTTCTCGTCTTCGTAAAATCCTTGCCAATGAAGAAGGAATATCAATTGAAAACCTTCATGGAATTGGGTTTCGATTTTCTATTGGGTAA